The nucleotide window CTTGTTGATGAACGACGTGAGTTCTTGAGGCGGATTGAGCACTTCAAGCAGTGCAGCCGCCCGCGCATCGCCGTCCGGATAGAGATGATGCCCGAACCCCGGAATGGGCGTGGCCGACTGCAAATGATGGACGACGACGTGCTCCGCCCCGAGTCTTCCAACGTCGTCGAACACGGCCCTCACGCGGCCTGACGTATCGCCATGCAGCGGGCCGGAGAGCGTTGCGAGCCCCGTGAGCAGGCATCCCGGCAGGGATGCGCCGGTGGAGGCGGTAATTCTGGCGGCAAACGCCGAACTCGTCGTCTCGTGGTCGGCCACGAGGACCATGGCGCGGCGGATGAGTTCGGCGCCGTCGCGGCCCTGGCCCCAACCGAGTGCGAGCCGTTCATGCGTCGGTTGTGCATTCGCATCGCGGCGCGCGCCAAACGCTTGCGCGATCAGGGCCACGAGCCGGCCAGCCTCGACATGCAGTGCGCTGTCAGTGCGTCCGAGCGTCGAATGCCCGCAGGCCGCCAGCGCCGCCAGCGATGTGAACGCACATTGCCGGCCTCGCTCGTCGCCCTGTAGCGGCAGGTCACCGGGTTCGAAGGCGACCGGCCCACGCGCATTCCAGAGAATGGCCGCCACGTCTTCGAGCGTCGCCGTGTCCGACAGCCGGATGCTATCCCGCCCCCGGTAATACGGCCGACCTTTTGAGAAGGTGGTGATGCCGCTGTAGATGCAGGGCTCCGCACCGAATATGGTCC belongs to Paraburkholderia aromaticivorans and includes:
- a CDS encoding citrate synthase, with the protein product MRNWITLTEAARQLGVQAQTIYAYVSRGNIAVMPDPHDPRKSLYRAEDVAGLCRKKQVGRKREALAAGTIFGAEPCIYSGITTFSKGRPYYRGRDSIRLSDTATLEDVAAILWNARGPVAFEPGDLPLQGDERGRQCAFTSLAALAACGHSTLGRTDSALHVEAGRLVALIAQAFGARRDANAQPTHERLALGWGQGRDGAELIRRAMVLVADHETTSSAFAARITASTGASLPGCLLTGLATLSGPLHGDTSGRVRAVFDDVGRLGAEHVVVHHLQSATPIPGFGHHLYPDGDARAAALLEVLNPPQELTSFINKVVELTGFKPNIDIALAALAAQLALPRDASFALFATARSVGLLAHCIEQLRVGKVIRPRGRYTGRALEDASPALPAEGGEKALDPATLDKNRVFKVVER